The Dehalococcoidia bacterium genome includes a region encoding these proteins:
- a CDS encoding sulfite exporter TauE/SafE family protein, producing MPELTYAQFFLLSSLGLSVGIIGAIVGVGGGFLLVPALLFIFPDASPAAITSISLTAVFFNALSASIGYRIRGNQDFRTALLLIVTAAPAAIFGAFINQQTGRGPFEIIFGFALIFGAAYLLVRSLLENSSHKIALKGKNRTILQRDGRSYVYKVNEPLAAGVAPFAGFVAGFFGIGGGIINVPFMLIVLRMPANVAVATSQLELTVASAAALLVHLSSGLDDPNQWTMAGVVGLGTLIGAQIGVRIAPKVGGRLVLSIIGLGLLIAGTRLLATSLL from the coding sequence TTGCCTGAGCTAACATACGCTCAGTTTTTCTTGCTTAGTTCACTTGGTCTTTCCGTTGGAATCATTGGTGCAATAGTTGGTGTAGGAGGAGGGTTTTTACTGGTCCCCGCACTATTGTTTATATTCCCTGATGCATCTCCAGCCGCTATAACAAGTATTTCCCTAACAGCAGTTTTTTTTAATGCATTATCTGCAAGCATTGGTTACAGAATTAGGGGTAATCAGGATTTTCGCACCGCTTTATTGCTGATTGTCACTGCAGCTCCCGCAGCTATATTTGGCGCATTTATAAACCAGCAAACTGGGAGAGGGCCTTTTGAAATAATTTTCGGATTCGCTCTAATTTTCGGAGCAGCTTATTTGTTAGTCAGAAGCTTGCTAGAGAATTCGTCACACAAAATAGCACTTAAGGGAAAAAATAGAACCATCCTCCAGCGCGATGGGAGAAGCTATGTGTACAAAGTAAATGAACCTCTCGCTGCCGGAGTGGCTCCATTTGCAGGGTTTGTGGCCGGTTTTTTTGGTATTGGTGGAGGAATCATTAATGTTCCTTTCATGCTTATCGTACTGCGCATGCCTGCCAACGTTGCTGTAGCCACTTCGCAACTTGAACTAACCGTTGCTTCTGCTGCCGCTTTGCTAGTACATCTCTCAAGCGGGCTTGATGATCCTAATCAATGGACAATGGCTGGAGTTGTGGGCCTAGGAACTCTCATTGGTGCACAAATTGGCGTCCGAATAGCGCCTAAGGTTGGCGGGCGCTTAGTATTAAGCATCATTGGATTAGGCCTTTTGATAGCAGGAACGAGACTGCTTGCCACAAGCTTACTCTAA
- the aspS gene encoding aspartate--tRNA ligase → MYKSNTCGELRNSNIGLQVTLSGWVHRRRDHGGLIFIDLRDRTGLVQVVFHPDEAPQAFRTAERYRAEWVVQIEGTVRERPEGTINPNLDTGEIEIHALSTQILNASKTPPFDVSQDSQVDELLRMRYRYLDLRRPFMRENLQLRHSVVKFIRDYLDEKKFIEIETPILIKSTPEGARDFLVPSRIHPGDFYALPQSPQQLKQLLMVAGTDKYFQIARCFRDEDPRADRLPEFTQLDVEMSFVDRDDIVNLMIDLYVKLIQSVKPDKKIALPIPRFTFEEAMERFGSDKPDIRYSMEISDFSEIVKESQFQVFSKVVANQGYVKGFAAPGIADIPRRQADELIDLAKSYGAQGLVTIAIDISAPSISSLTLEQVRTPAKALSIDEIKLIAEKCNAMPGDLILIAAGTKPMTQNVLGQLRTAMANRLELADPDTIALCVITDFPLFDWNEKEDRWDSVHHPFTAPFEESWADLNNDPGNAISKAYDLAANGYELAGGSIRIHQREKQELVFEILGHDPSEVESQFGHLLEAFEYGAPPHGGFAGGIDRLVMILSDNADSIRDTIAFPKTQIGSDPLFGAPSPVDERQLTDLHLKLIPEIKE, encoded by the coding sequence TTGTATAAATCTAATACGTGTGGTGAGCTGAGAAACAGCAATATAGGGCTTCAAGTTACTTTGTCAGGCTGGGTTCATCGACGAAGAGACCACGGAGGATTGATCTTTATAGACCTTCGCGACAGGACAGGTTTAGTACAAGTTGTATTCCATCCGGATGAAGCACCACAAGCCTTTAGGACAGCTGAGCGTTATCGGGCTGAATGGGTAGTGCAGATTGAAGGTACTGTTAGAGAAAGACCAGAAGGAACAATCAATCCGAATCTTGATACCGGTGAGATTGAAATCCATGCCCTTTCCACTCAGATTCTAAATGCTTCCAAAACTCCGCCCTTTGATGTAAGCCAAGACTCTCAGGTAGACGAATTGCTGCGTATGCGATATCGATACCTAGATCTCAGACGACCTTTTATGCGCGAAAATCTGCAACTACGTCACTCTGTAGTCAAATTCATAAGAGACTATCTTGACGAAAAAAAATTCATTGAAATAGAAACTCCTATTTTGATCAAAAGCACCCCAGAAGGAGCAAGGGATTTCTTAGTACCGAGCAGGATTCATCCTGGTGATTTCTACGCACTTCCCCAGTCACCGCAGCAGTTAAAGCAATTATTGATGGTTGCAGGAACCGATAAATACTTCCAAATCGCCCGGTGTTTTCGTGATGAAGATCCCCGTGCAGACAGGTTGCCTGAGTTCACGCAATTAGATGTTGAAATGTCTTTTGTTGATCGGGACGACATAGTAAATCTAATGATTGATCTATACGTCAAGTTAATACAATCAGTGAAGCCCGATAAAAAAATAGCTCTTCCCATACCTCGCTTTACTTTTGAAGAAGCAATGGAGCGATTCGGTAGTGACAAACCTGATATCCGTTATTCAATGGAAATCTCCGATTTCTCTGAAATTGTGAAGGAAAGCCAGTTTCAAGTTTTCTCTAAAGTAGTAGCTAACCAAGGTTATGTTAAAGGTTTCGCTGCGCCAGGAATCGCAGATATTCCAAGAAGGCAGGCTGACGAGTTAATTGACCTCGCAAAAAGTTATGGGGCCCAGGGCCTTGTAACTATAGCCATAGATATTTCGGCTCCATCCATATCTTCTTTAACTTTGGAGCAAGTACGAACTCCAGCAAAAGCACTCTCAATCGATGAAATTAAACTGATCGCAGAAAAATGCAATGCAATGCCAGGAGATTTGATATTAATTGCAGCAGGCACAAAACCCATGACACAAAACGTCTTAGGGCAGCTTAGGACCGCAATGGCCAATCGTTTAGAATTAGCAGACCCAGATACCATTGCGCTATGTGTAATAACTGACTTCCCGTTATTTGACTGGAATGAAAAAGAAGATCGATGGGACTCGGTTCATCATCCCTTCACTGCTCCTTTTGAAGAGTCATGGGCAGATTTAAATAACGATCCAGGGAACGCGATTTCAAAGGCGTATGACTTAGCCGCGAACGGCTATGAATTAGCTGGAGGAAGCATCCGAATTCACCAGCGTGAAAAACAAGAACTCGTTTTTGAGATATTGGGCCATGATCCCTCTGAAGTAGAATCCCAATTTGGGCACTTATTGGAAGCTTTTGAATACGGAGCCCCACCGCATGGTGGCTTTGCTGGCGGAATTGACAGGCTCGTAATGATCTTGTCAGATAACGCAGATTCCATAAGGGATACAATTGCGTTCCCAAAAACTCAGATAGGTTCTGATCCTCTTTTTGGAGCCCCGTCACCTGTCGATGAACGGCAACTAACTGATTTACATTTAAAACTTATTCCTGAAATTAAAGAGTAA
- a CDS encoding long-chain-fatty-acid--CoA ligase produces MQQSAFYENLEPFTFLERSAFVYPDKTAVIYGARKYSYAEFMDRVNKLAGALKKSGVSKGDKVAFIVPNLPPLLEGHYGPMSIGAVLVAINTRLSAREITYILNHSKSKVLVFDSEFAPIIAQIKDDLPLITTYVQVVDEFPKADDIPSLEYEEFLETAPSGKHRDPIDSELDTITINYTSGTTGMPKGVQYHARGAYLNALGEVVETGLNWQSVYLWTLPMFHCNGWCNTWAVTAVSGTHLCLRRVDPQKIYELIEEHHVSNMCGAPTVLTGMYSSPSAEGRDLTGVTIATGGAPPAPQVVRTMETMGANIIHLYGLTETYGPYTLCVPQDSWFGMSPDEKAFAKSKQGVPYIHASTGVRVVDANMNDVPRDGKSMGEVLMRSNGVMSGYYDDIDATQKAFEGGWFHSGDLAVWHDDGQIELQDRAKDIIISGGENISSQEVEKVIMENPGVLEVSVIAVPDSQWGEVPKAFVSPRDGANLSEQEIIDFCKERIARFKAPKYVEFGDLPKTATGKIQKYVLREKEWAGLEKRIQGSQVKQ; encoded by the coding sequence ATGCAGCAATCAGCTTTTTATGAAAATTTGGAGCCTTTTACATTTCTTGAACGGAGTGCATTTGTATACCCAGATAAGACTGCCGTAATTTATGGTGCACGCAAATATTCTTACGCTGAATTCATGGATAGGGTTAATAAGCTTGCAGGTGCTTTAAAGAAATCAGGTGTATCGAAGGGCGACAAAGTTGCATTTATTGTGCCAAATCTCCCTCCACTACTTGAAGGTCATTATGGGCCAATGAGTATTGGTGCAGTACTTGTGGCAATCAATACGCGACTTTCAGCTCGTGAAATAACTTACATTTTGAATCATTCCAAGTCGAAAGTTTTAGTGTTTGATTCGGAGTTCGCCCCAATAATCGCTCAGATTAAGGATGATCTTCCTTTAATTACAACCTATGTGCAGGTAGTGGACGAATTCCCCAAAGCTGATGATATTCCAAGCCTGGAGTATGAAGAATTCCTTGAAACTGCGCCTTCTGGAAAGCACAGAGACCCGATTGATTCAGAATTAGACACAATAACAATAAACTATACATCTGGTACCACAGGTATGCCCAAAGGAGTTCAATATCATGCCCGAGGGGCGTATCTGAATGCGCTTGGGGAGGTAGTTGAGACAGGTTTGAATTGGCAAAGTGTTTATCTCTGGACACTACCTATGTTCCACTGTAATGGATGGTGCAATACTTGGGCAGTTACCGCGGTTTCGGGGACGCATCTTTGCCTTCGTAGAGTGGATCCCCAGAAGATCTACGAACTTATTGAGGAGCACCATGTTAGTAACATGTGCGGAGCTCCGACTGTTCTGACTGGTATGTATTCTTCTCCCTCTGCCGAGGGGCGTGATTTGACTGGAGTGACAATAGCAACGGGTGGTGCGCCGCCGGCTCCTCAGGTTGTGCGGACAATGGAAACTATGGGAGCCAACATCATTCACCTATACGGACTAACTGAAACATATGGTCCCTACACACTTTGTGTCCCTCAGGATTCGTGGTTTGGTATGAGCCCAGACGAAAAGGCTTTCGCTAAATCTAAGCAAGGGGTTCCTTATATCCACGCATCTACGGGGGTTAGAGTTGTCGATGCGAATATGAATGACGTTCCTCGTGATGGTAAGTCTATGGGTGAAGTACTAATGCGTTCTAATGGAGTCATGTCGGGCTACTATGATGATATTGATGCAACCCAAAAAGCATTTGAAGGTGGTTGGTTTCACTCTGGAGACTTAGCGGTTTGGCATGATGATGGCCAGATAGAACTCCAAGATCGCGCGAAGGACATAATTATTTCTGGTGGTGAAAATATTTCAAGCCAAGAAGTCGAAAAAGTCATAATGGAAAATCCTGGGGTACTGGAAGTTTCAGTCATTGCAGTTCCTGATAGTCAGTGGGGTGAAGTTCCAAAGGCTTTTGTTTCTCCTCGGGATGGTGCAAATCTTTCTGAGCAGGAAATAATCGACTTTTGTAAAGAACGTATAGCGCGTTTTAAGGCTCCCAAATACGTAGAATTTGGTGATTTACCTAAAACTGCAACGGGGAAAATACAAAAATATGTTTTACGGGAAAAGGAGTGGGCTGGCCTCGAAAAAAGGATTCAGGGTTCACAGGTAAAGCAATAA